A genomic segment from Streptosporangium roseum DSM 43021 encodes:
- the rpsK gene encoding 30S ribosomal protein S11, which produces MPPKSRQGAPKKVRRKEKKNVAHGHAHIKSTFNNTIVSITDPSGNVISWASAGHVGFKGSRKSTPFAAQMAAENAARRAMEHGMRKVDVFVKGPGSGRETAIRSLQATGLEVGSIQDVTPVPHNGCRPPKRRRV; this is translated from the coding sequence ATGCCTCCTAAGAGCCGCCAGGGTGCCCCGAAGAAGGTGCGCCGCAAGGAAAAGAAGAACGTCGCTCACGGGCACGCCCACATCAAGAGCACGTTCAACAACACGATCGTTTCGATCACCGACCCGAGCGGGAACGTGATCTCCTGGGCCAGCGCCGGCCACGTCGGGTTCAAGGGCTCCCGTAAGTCCACCCCGTTCGCCGCGCAGATGGCCGCCGAGAACGCCGCTCGCCGCGCCATGGAGCACGGCATGCGCAAGGTCGACGTCTTCGTCAAGGGCCCCGGTTCCGGCCGTGAGACCGCAATCCGTTCGCTGCAGGCGACCGGCCTCGAGGTTGGCTCCATTCAGGACGTCACCCCCGTGCCGCACAACGGCTGCCGTCCGCCCAAGCGCCGTCGCGTCTGA
- the infA gene encoding translation initiation factor IF-1: protein MAKKDGAIEIEGTVVESLPNAMFRVQLDNGHKVLAHISGRMRMHYIRILPDDRVVVELSPYDLSRGRIVYRYK from the coding sequence ATGGCCAAGAAAGACGGCGCCATCGAGATCGAGGGCACTGTGGTTGAGTCGCTCCCGAACGCGATGTTCCGGGTGCAGCTCGACAACGGCCATAAGGTCCTGGCCCACATCAGCGGGCGGATGCGGATGCACTACATCCGGATCCTTCCTGACGACAGGGTTGTCGTCGAACTGAGCCCCTACGACCTCAGTCGTGGGCGGATCGTCTACCGATACAAATAA
- a CDS encoding DUF1707 SHOCT-like domain-containing protein translates to MMAAGPEMRASDGDRDKVASVLREHYAQGRLTVEEFDERLEQLYTSKTYGELATLTSDLPDVDLGRLPEASNRTPERREDRDVRQVQKRGLTAMWATWATASGINWAVWLILGVTGGFDFPYPWPLWVMGPWGAVLLVTTFFAGLGDKRNR, encoded by the coding sequence ATGATGGCGGCTGGGCCGGAGATGCGGGCGTCGGACGGAGATCGGGACAAGGTCGCCTCGGTCCTGCGGGAGCACTACGCGCAGGGCCGGCTCACCGTCGAGGAGTTCGACGAGCGGCTGGAGCAGCTCTACACGAGCAAGACGTACGGCGAGCTCGCCACGCTCACCTCCGACCTCCCCGACGTCGACCTGGGCCGGCTCCCCGAGGCCTCCAACCGCACGCCGGAGCGCCGCGAGGACCGCGACGTCCGTCAGGTGCAGAAGCGGGGATTGACGGCGATGTGGGCCACCTGGGCGACGGCCAGCGGCATCAACTGGGCGGTCTGGCTCATCCTCGGGGTGACGGGTGGCTTCGACTTCCCCTACCCCTGGCCGCTGTGGGTGATGGGGCCGTGGGGTGCGGTGTTGCTGGTCACCACCTTCTTCGCCGGCCTGGGCGACAAGCGGAACCGGTAA
- a CDS encoding class F sortase produces MPSGWAGPGGRGRPTPLAGELGRGEPTRIMIPRIGVNAPLVVLGLEGDGALAVPPLDHADVAGWYGGGPTPGEPGSAVIVGHLDTRTGPAVFARLDELRPGDSIGVARGDGTVALFAVERLEQAPKDRFPAERVYGPTGGRRLRLVTCGGSFDQARRSYDDNIIVHALYRAGYLTSDLRYPE; encoded by the coding sequence ATGCCGTCCGGGTGGGCCGGGCCCGGTGGGCGGGGCCGGCCGACACCGCTCGCGGGGGAGCTGGGCCGCGGCGAGCCGACACGCATCATGATTCCGCGCATCGGGGTGAACGCCCCTCTGGTGGTGCTCGGCCTGGAGGGCGACGGCGCGCTCGCCGTGCCGCCGCTCGACCACGCCGACGTCGCGGGCTGGTACGGCGGGGGCCCGACACCCGGGGAGCCCGGTTCGGCGGTCATCGTCGGCCATCTGGACACCAGGACCGGGCCCGCCGTGTTCGCCCGGCTCGACGAGCTCAGGCCGGGGGACTCCATCGGCGTGGCGCGCGGGGACGGGACCGTGGCGCTCTTCGCGGTGGAGCGGTTGGAGCAGGCGCCCAAGGACCGTTTCCCCGCGGAGCGGGTGTACGGCCCGACAGGCGGGCGGCGGCTGCGGCTCGTGACCTGCGGTGGTAGCTTTGACCAGGCCAGACGTTCCTACGACGACAACATAATCGTCCACGCGCTGTACCGTGCGGGATATCTCACCTCGGATCTGAGGTATCCTGAGTAG
- the rplO gene encoding 50S ribosomal protein L15 — translation MAENTPLRIHHLRPAPGANKSKVRKGRGEASKGKTAGRGTKGTRARNKVPLGFEGGQVPLQRRLPKMKGFSNALFKTTYQVVNLDKLSELFPEGGDVTVETLVAKGAVRKRQLVKVLGTGDISVALNVQAHAFSASAKEKITAAGGSVSEL, via the coding sequence ATGGCAGAGAACACTCCGCTCCGTATCCACCACCTGCGTCCGGCCCCCGGCGCCAACAAGTCGAAGGTCCGCAAGGGCCGCGGCGAGGCGTCCAAGGGCAAGACCGCCGGTCGTGGCACCAAGGGCACGCGGGCACGGAACAAGGTTCCCCTCGGCTTCGAGGGTGGCCAGGTTCCGCTCCAGCGTCGTCTGCCCAAGATGAAGGGCTTCTCCAACGCCCTGTTCAAGACGACCTACCAGGTCGTCAACCTGGACAAGCTCAGCGAGCTGTTCCCCGAGGGTGGCGACGTCACCGTCGAGACGCTGGTCGCCAAGGGCGCGGTCCGCAAGAGGCAGCTCGTGAAGGTTCTGGGAACCGGCGACATCTCCGTGGCGTTGAACGTGCAGGCGCACGCCTTCTCCGCCAGCGCCAAGGAGAAGATCACCGCCGCCGGTGGCTCTGTCTCGGAGCTGTAG
- the secY gene encoding preprotein translocase subunit SecY produces the protein MLTAFTRAFRTPDLRNKLLFTLGIIALFRLGSVLPTPGVNNENIARCLQQAQAGDAGNIYGMVQLFSGGALLKLSVFALGIMPYITASIILQLLVVVIPRLEALKKEGQAGQTKITQYTRYLTIGLAILQSTAFIALARTGQLFPQCREDILLDKDNVFAIVTMVLTMTAGTAVIMWLGELVTDRGVGNGMSILIFTQVIAVFPAELLNIGRQKGAFVFAVVIVTGIAMIALVVMVEQAQRRIPVQYAKRMVGRRMYGGTSTYIPLKVNQAGIIPVIFASSLLYLPQLVTTLFSNSQEEPNAVVQWIQQNMVTGDTPAYMITFFLLIVFFTYFYVSITFNPVEVADNMKKYGGFIPGIRPGRPTAEYLNYVLTRLTAPGALYLGLISMVPIIALALVGASQNFPFGGTSILIMVGVGLDTVKQIESQLQQRNYEGFLK, from the coding sequence GTGCTGACCGCGTTTACCCGAGCGTTCCGTACGCCGGACCTGCGCAATAAGTTGCTCTTCACACTGGGCATCATCGCGCTGTTCCGGCTCGGCTCGGTTCTTCCGACTCCGGGTGTCAACAACGAAAACATCGCCCGATGCCTCCAGCAGGCACAGGCCGGCGATGCCGGCAACATCTACGGCATGGTGCAGCTGTTCAGCGGTGGCGCCTTGCTGAAGCTGTCGGTGTTCGCGCTCGGCATCATGCCGTACATCACCGCGAGCATCATCCTTCAGCTTCTGGTGGTGGTGATCCCGCGCCTGGAAGCCCTCAAGAAGGAGGGGCAGGCCGGCCAGACCAAGATCACACAGTATACGCGTTACCTGACGATCGGCCTGGCGATCCTCCAGTCGACCGCCTTCATCGCCCTCGCGCGCACCGGGCAGCTGTTCCCGCAGTGCCGTGAGGACATCCTGCTGGACAAGGACAACGTCTTCGCCATCGTCACGATGGTGCTGACGATGACCGCCGGTACCGCCGTCATCATGTGGCTGGGTGAGCTCGTCACCGACCGCGGCGTCGGCAACGGCATGTCCATCCTGATCTTCACCCAGGTCATCGCGGTCTTCCCGGCCGAGCTGCTGAACATCGGCCGCCAGAAGGGCGCCTTCGTCTTCGCCGTGGTGATCGTGACCGGTATCGCGATGATCGCCCTGGTGGTCATGGTCGAGCAGGCCCAGCGCCGGATCCCGGTGCAGTACGCCAAGCGGATGGTGGGCCGCCGGATGTACGGCGGGACCTCGACCTACATCCCGCTGAAGGTGAACCAGGCGGGCATCATCCCGGTCATCTTCGCCTCCTCGCTGCTCTACCTGCCGCAGCTGGTCACGACGCTGTTCAGCAACTCCCAGGAGGAGCCGAACGCGGTCGTCCAGTGGATCCAGCAGAACATGGTCACGGGTGACACCCCGGCCTACATGATCACCTTCTTCCTGCTGATCGTCTTCTTCACTTACTTCTATGTGTCCATTACCTTCAACCCCGTTGAAGTCGCTGACAACATGAAGAAGTACGGTGGGTTCATCCCGGGTATCCGCCCGGGCCGGCCGACGGCTGAGTACTTGAACTACGTGCTCACGCGACTCACTGCTCCCGGTGCGCTCTATCTGGGCCTGATCTCCATGGTGCCGATCATCGCACTGGCGCTCGTCGGCGCGAGTCAGAACTTCCCGTTCGGAGGGACGAGCATTCTGATCATGGTTGGTGTCGGCCTTGACACCGTGAAGCAGATCGAGAGCCAGCTTCAGCAGCGTAACTACGAAGGCTTCCTGAAATAG
- a CDS encoding DNA-directed RNA polymerase subunit alpha: MLIAQRPTLLEESLEETRSKFIIEPLEPGFGYTIGNSLRRTLLSSIPGAAVTSIRIEGVLHEFSTVPGVKEDVTDIILNLKELVVSSEHDEPVVMYLRKQGPGEVTAADIAPPAGVEVHNPELRIATLNGKAKLEMELTVERGRGYVSAAQNKQPGQEIGRIPIDSIYSPVLKVTYKVEATRVEQRTDFDRLILDVETKPCMKPRDAVASAGKTLVELFGLARELNVEAEGIDIGPSPTDAALAADLALPIEELNLTVRSYNCLKREGIHTVGELVARSEQDLLDIRNFGAKSIEEVKQKLHEMTLALKDSPPGFDPSAVAGGGYDDDDSAYVETEQY, from the coding sequence ATGCTGATCGCTCAGCGTCCGACCCTTCTCGAGGAGTCCCTCGAGGAGACCCGGTCCAAGTTCATCATCGAGCCGCTGGAGCCGGGTTTCGGCTACACCATCGGCAACTCGCTGCGGCGCACGCTGCTGTCGTCCATCCCGGGCGCGGCCGTGACCAGCATCCGCATCGAGGGCGTGCTGCACGAGTTCTCGACCGTTCCGGGGGTCAAGGAGGATGTCACCGACATCATCCTGAACCTCAAGGAGCTGGTCGTCTCCTCCGAGCACGACGAGCCCGTGGTCATGTACCTGCGTAAGCAGGGCCCCGGCGAGGTCACCGCCGCCGACATCGCGCCCCCGGCCGGTGTCGAGGTGCACAACCCCGAGCTGCGCATCGCCACGCTGAACGGCAAGGCGAAGCTGGAGATGGAGCTGACCGTCGAGCGCGGTCGCGGCTACGTCTCCGCGGCGCAGAACAAGCAGCCGGGCCAGGAGATCGGGCGCATCCCGATCGACTCCATCTACTCCCCGGTGCTCAAGGTCACCTACAAGGTTGAGGCGACCCGAGTCGAGCAGCGCACCGACTTCGACCGTCTGATCCTGGACGTCGAGACCAAGCCGTGCATGAAGCCCCGTGACGCGGTGGCCTCCGCCGGCAAGACCCTCGTCGAGCTGTTCGGCCTCGCCCGCGAGCTGAACGTCGAGGCCGAGGGCATCGACATCGGCCCGTCGCCGACGGACGCGGCTCTGGCCGCCGACCTGGCGCTGCCGATCGAGGAGCTGAACCTCACGGTCCGTTCCTACAACTGCCTCAAGCGCGAGGGCATCCACACCGTGGGTGAGCTCGTGGCCCGCAGCGAGCAGGACCTGCTGGACATCCGTAACTTCGGTGCGAAGTCCATCGAAGAGGTCAAGCAGAAGCTGCACGAGATGACGCTCGCCCTGAAGGACTCCCCGCCCGGGTTCGACCCCAGCGCGGTGGCCGGCGGCGGCTACGACGACGACGACAGCGCGTACGTCGAGACCGAGCAGTACTGA
- the rpmJ gene encoding 50S ribosomal protein L36: protein MKVKPSVKKICDKCKVIRRHGRVMVICDNLRHKQRQG from the coding sequence ATGAAGGTCAAGCCGAGCGTCAAGAAGATCTGCGACAAGTGCAAGGTGATCCGCCGGCACGGTCGCGTCATGGTGATCTGCGACAACCTGCGCCACAAGCAGCGTCAGGGATAG
- a CDS encoding adenylate kinase produces MRLVLVGPPGAGKGTQAQFVASNLSIPKISTGDIFRANVSGGTELGKLAKEYMDRGDLVPDEVTIAMVRDRLSESDAQDGFLLDGFPRNVPQAEILKKMLEEFGAGLDIVLELVVDDEEVVRRLAGRRTCSQCGRIWHVDFDDKKDDICDACGGRLYQRDDDKEQTVRHRLEVYQEQTAPLVSFYADEGILVGVDATGPVEEVTQRAMEALRPFAG; encoded by the coding sequence GTGCGTCTCGTCCTGGTAGGGCCCCCCGGAGCGGGTAAGGGGACGCAGGCCCAGTTCGTTGCATCGAACCTGTCTATCCCGAAGATCTCGACAGGTGACATTTTCCGTGCCAACGTTTCGGGCGGCACGGAGCTCGGCAAGCTTGCCAAGGAATACATGGACCGCGGCGACCTCGTGCCCGACGAGGTCACCATCGCGATGGTCCGCGACCGTCTCTCAGAGAGCGACGCGCAGGACGGCTTCCTGCTCGACGGCTTCCCCAGGAACGTGCCCCAGGCCGAGATCCTGAAGAAGATGCTCGAGGAGTTCGGCGCCGGACTGGACATCGTCCTGGAGCTCGTGGTCGACGACGAGGAGGTCGTGCGCCGGCTGGCCGGCCGCCGTACCTGCAGCCAGTGCGGCCGCATCTGGCACGTCGACTTCGACGACAAGAAGGACGACATCTGCGACGCCTGCGGTGGACGGCTCTACCAGCGGGACGACGACAAGGAGCAGACCGTCCGGCACCGCCTGGAGGTCTACCAGGAGCAGACCGCTCCGCTGGTCTCCTTCTACGCCGACGAGGGCATCCTGGTCGGGGTGGACGCGACCGGTCCGGTGGAAGAGGTCACCCAGCGCGCGATGGAGGCCCTGCGTCCCTTCGCGGGTTAG
- the map gene encoding type I methionyl aminopeptidase, whose translation MFKKNKHGIQVKTPEQLEKMRAAGLVVGRTLKLLRESVQPGMTPLDLDVIAEKAIRDEGAIPSFKGYQGFPASICASVNDEVVHGIPGNRRALREGDVISIDCGAILDGWHGDSAITVPIGEVDPKLTELMRVTEEAMWRGIAALTVGRHLSDIGHEVEKYVRSQGRYGIPQEYGGHGIGTEMHMDPWVANHGRPGRGPRFEPGMCFAVEPMVNLGTDRTKVLSDDWTVVTVDGKASAHFEHSVAVTHNGPWVLTALDGGEERLAELLGDAG comes from the coding sequence GTGTTCAAGAAGAACAAGCATGGAATTCAGGTAAAGACGCCTGAGCAACTGGAGAAGATGCGGGCGGCGGGGCTCGTGGTCGGCCGGACGCTGAAGCTGCTCCGCGAGAGCGTCCAGCCCGGGATGACGCCGCTGGACCTCGATGTGATCGCGGAGAAGGCGATCCGGGACGAGGGGGCGATCCCCTCCTTCAAGGGCTACCAGGGTTTCCCGGCGTCGATCTGCGCGTCGGTGAACGACGAGGTCGTCCACGGCATCCCCGGTAACCGGCGCGCGCTGCGGGAGGGCGACGTCATCTCCATCGACTGCGGCGCCATCCTGGACGGCTGGCACGGGGACTCGGCCATCACCGTTCCCATCGGCGAGGTGGACCCCAAGCTGACCGAGCTGATGCGGGTGACCGAGGAGGCCATGTGGCGGGGCATCGCCGCGCTCACCGTGGGCCGCCACCTGTCCGACATCGGCCACGAGGTGGAGAAGTACGTCCGTTCCCAGGGCCGCTACGGCATCCCCCAGGAGTACGGCGGGCACGGCATCGGCACCGAGATGCACATGGACCCGTGGGTCGCCAACCACGGCAGGCCCGGCCGGGGGCCGCGCTTCGAGCCGGGCATGTGCTTCGCCGTCGAGCCGATGGTGAACCTCGGCACCGACCGGACCAAGGTGCTGTCCGACGACTGGACCGTCGTCACCGTCGACGGCAAGGCGTCCGCGCACTTCGAGCACAGCGTCGCGGTGACACATAATGGACCTTGGGTACTGACCGCCCTTGACGGGGGTGAAGAGCGGCTTGCCGAACTGTTGGGAGACGCGGGCTGA
- the rpsD gene encoding 30S ribosomal protein S4, translating into MARYTGADCKLCRREKTKLFLKGKKCESAKCPIEIRPYPPGEHGRGRPKESEYQLQLREKQKTRRIYGILEKQFRNYYEEANRKGGKTGENLLQILESRLDNVVYRAGFAESRDAARQQVRHGHILVNGKKVDIPSYRVREHDIVEVRERSRNLLPYEVARATSGDKTFPAWLGVAPEAMRVLIHQLPVRQQIDTQVQEQLIVELYSK; encoded by the coding sequence ATGGCTCGTTACACGGGTGCGGACTGCAAGCTCTGCCGTCGGGAGAAGACCAAGCTCTTCCTCAAGGGCAAGAAGTGCGAGTCCGCGAAGTGCCCCATCGAGATCCGTCCTTACCCGCCGGGTGAGCACGGCCGTGGTCGGCCGAAGGAGTCGGAGTACCAGCTCCAGCTCCGTGAGAAGCAGAAGACCCGCCGCATCTACGGCATCCTCGAGAAGCAGTTCCGCAACTACTACGAGGAAGCCAACCGCAAGGGTGGCAAGACCGGCGAGAACCTCCTCCAGATCCTGGAGAGCCGTCTCGACAACGTGGTCTACCGCGCCGGTTTCGCCGAGTCCCGCGACGCCGCCCGCCAGCAGGTCCGTCACGGACACATCCTGGTGAACGGCAAGAAGGTCGACATCCCGTCGTACCGCGTCCGCGAGCACGACATCGTCGAGGTCCGCGAGCGCTCCCGCAACCTCCTGCCCTACGAGGTGGCCCGCGCCACCTCGGGCGACAAGACGTTCCCGGCCTGGCTGGGCGTCGCTCCGGAGGCCATGCGCGTCCTGATCCACCAGCTCCCGGTCCGTCAGCAGATTGACACCCAGGTCCAGGAGCAGTTGATCGTCGAGCTCTACTCCAAGTAG
- the rpsM gene encoding 30S ribosomal protein S13 codes for MARLVGVDLPRDKRLEIALTYIFGIGRTRALETLKATGVNGDLRVHQLTDEELVPLRDYIEANYKIEGDLRREVQADIRRKIEIQCYQGIRHRRGLPVHGQRTQTNARTRKGKKKTVAGKKKPGKK; via the coding sequence ATGGCTCGCCTGGTTGGCGTCGACCTCCCCCGCGACAAGCGGCTGGAGATCGCTCTCACCTACATTTTCGGAATCGGCCGCACCCGTGCGCTCGAGACCCTCAAGGCCACCGGCGTGAACGGTGACCTCCGTGTTCACCAGCTCACGGACGAAGAGCTCGTCCCGCTGCGTGACTACATCGAGGCGAACTACAAGATCGAGGGTGACCTCCGTCGCGAAGTTCAGGCCGACATCCGTCGCAAGATCGAGATTCAGTGCTACCAGGGCATCCGGCACCGCCGTGGCCTTCCCGTGCACGGTCAGCGTACGCAGACCAACGCGCGTACCCGTAAGGGCAAGAAGAAGACCGTGGCCGGCAAGAAGAAGCCCGGTAAGAAGTAG